ACAGTTCTACTTTTGCGATAAGCTGAGCATCGTGAGCACGATTGCTATCTAACCAGAAAATTGCAGGCGTGTTGCTTAAACGAGAGCGTTTAACAGCTAATTTAACCCAGTCACGAATTGGTGCATCTTTAACTTGGCACATTCTGAAAATGTCACCCACTTCGACGTTGTGGCTCATAAGTACGTCACCCGCACTGTTGATAACCTTAACAACACCCGCTGATGCAATTTCAAACGTTTTATCGTGGCTACCGTACTCTTCTGCTTTTTGTGCCATTAGACCGACGTTTGGAACGCTGCCCATTGTCGTTGGGTTAAATGCGCCATTGGCCTTACAAAATGCAATAGTTTCTTGGTAAACACCGGCGTAACAACGATCTGGGATCATTGCTTTTGTGTCTTTTAGTTGACCGTCTGGTCCCCACATTTTGCCTGAAGAACGAATAGCAGCAGGCATAGAAGCATCAATAATGATATCACTTGGTACATGCAGATTAGTAATACCTTTATCAGAATCAACCATCGCTAGTGCTGGACGCTGTGCGTAAACAGCAGCAATATCAGCTTCAACTTCAGCGCGTTTTGCTTGTGGAAGCGATGCGATTTTAGCGTAAACATCACCAAAACCATTGTTTACATCAACACCTAACTCATCAAACAATGCTTGATGCTTAGTGAATACGTCTTTAAAGAACACTTTAACAGCATGACCGAATAAAATTGGGTCAGACACTTTCATCATGGTCGCTTTTAAGTGAAGCGATAATAAAACATCTTCAGATTTAGCGGCTTCGATTTCACGCTCATAAAAAGCTTGCAATGCTTTGTTACTCATCACTGCAGTATCGATGATTTCACCTGTGAGCAAAGGCAGGTTTTTCTTAAGCACAGCTTCTTGACCGTCAACTTGCGTTAGTACAATACTCACTGTGTCCGCGGCAGTTAACGTTACTGACTGCTCGCTTCCGTAAAAATCACCTTCTTGCATATGAGCAACATGAGATTGTGAGTCACTTGCCCATTTACCCATTGAATGCGGATTTTTCTTAGCGTAGTTTTTAACTGAAGTCGGTGCGCGGCGATCTGAGTTACCTTCACGTAATACCGGGTTTACCGCACTACCTTTAATCTTGTCATAACGGCTTTGAGTATCACGTTCAGCATCGGTTGTAGGCTCATCCGGATAATTCGGAATGTCATAACCTTTAGCTTGAAGCTCAGCAATACAAGCTTTCAATTGTGGAATTGACGCACTGATATTAGGTAACTTAATAATATTAGCTTCAGGAGTCCCAGCCATCACACCTAATTCAGTTAATGCATCGGAGATTTTTTGTTCTGCAGTTAACTTTTCAGGAAAGTTTGCAATGACACGGCCTGATAAAGATATATCTCGGGTCTCAACTTTAACACCTGCAGCGTTGGTAAATGTGCGGATGATAGGGAGTAATGAAAGCGTGGCTAATGCTGGCGCTTCATCAGTTTCAGTATAAATGATCGTTGGAGAGTTATCTTTCATGCTTTTTCCTACATTATTGAAATAAAAAGTTTTTATAAATTATTATTGTAATAAGTAACTACCTAAAATAGCTTCAATCTTGTTGTCGAAGTCTATTTATATACGGCACAAATCCATATGAAAATAGAAAAATAAACTGTGGCTGTGGTAACAAAAGTGGGCACAGATCACATTTTTTAGGCCAACATCATAGATCATTATCTCGCAGATTCAAATTCCACTAAGGCCCAATGCCAAGTAAACTATGCAAAATAACTTAATTTCGCCCTTAAATAGGCTTATCTATGCCAGCAAATGACAAAGCAAAACGATTTAGTACCAAACCGGCATTTGCCCGAACAGCTAAAAAGTCTACCAACAATACCAGAAAACCCGTTAAACGCACCGTAAAAAAAACGGTTAAAAATCCAATAATAGTGTTATTTAACAAACCTTTTGATGTTCTTTGTCAATTTACTGATGAGTCAGGAAGGCAAACATTAAAAGATTTTATTCCAGTAAAAGATGTTTACGCTGCAGGTAGGCTTGATAGGGACAGTGAAGGATTATTGTTGCTAACTAATGACGGTAAGCTACAAGCCCAAATAACTCA
This window of the Shewanella goraebulensis genome carries:
- a CDS encoding NADP-dependent isocitrate dehydrogenase, producing the protein MKDNSPTIIYTETDEAPALATLSLLPIIRTFTNAAGVKVETRDISLSGRVIANFPEKLTAEQKISDALTELGVMAGTPEANIIKLPNISASIPQLKACIAELQAKGYDIPNYPDEPTTDAERDTQSRYDKIKGSAVNPVLREGNSDRRAPTSVKNYAKKNPHSMGKWASDSQSHVAHMQEGDFYGSEQSVTLTAADTVSIVLTQVDGQEAVLKKNLPLLTGEIIDTAVMSNKALQAFYEREIEAAKSEDVLLSLHLKATMMKVSDPILFGHAVKVFFKDVFTKHQALFDELGVDVNNGFGDVYAKIASLPQAKRAEVEADIAAVYAQRPALAMVDSDKGITNLHVPSDIIIDASMPAAIRSSGKMWGPDGQLKDTKAMIPDRCYAGVYQETIAFCKANGAFNPTTMGSVPNVGLMAQKAEEYGSHDKTFEIASAGVVKVINSAGDVLMSHNVEVGDIFRMCQVKDAPIRDWVKLAVKRSRLSNTPAIFWLDSNRAHDAQLIAKVELYLKDHDTAGLDLQILAPVEATRATLARVHDGLDTISVTGNVLRDYLTDLFPILELGTSAKMLSIVPLMNGGGLFETGAGGSAPKHVQQVEKEGHLRWDSLGEFLALAASLEHLSQTENNPKAQVLADTLDTAIGQFLDSNKSPSRRVGELDNRGSHFYLAMYWAQALSVQTTDAELAAEFAGLAESLTTNEAAIVAELNDSQGPAVDLGGYFRLDAAKAEAAMRPSALLNSFITA